The genomic region AACTCGGGGTCCGGAATGTGCTTCCAGAGCAGCTTGAACCGCTCGCAGCTGCGCGCCTCAATCAGGGCCGACACCAGCAGCTGGTCCATGAGCTGGCGCTCGCGGGCGCCGCCTTTGCGCACGTGCGCCAGCAGCTGCACCACGTACTCGTCGCGGCGCGGGCGGCCCAGGGCGTAGCCGCGCTTGCGCAGCTCCAGTAGCACCCGCTCGAAATGGCTCCACTCCTCGGCCACCAGGTCGGTCAGCTCATCCACGAGGCGGGTTTTCTCGGGGTAGTGGATGATCATGCTGATGCCCGTGCTGGCGGCTTTCTGCTCGCACCAGGCGTGGTCGACCAGAATATCCTCGATGTTTTTGCTGGCAATATCCACCCACCGCGGATCGGTGTTGAGCTTGAGCTTGAGGATGGTTTTTTCTCTTTCTGCAGGTTCCATTGTCGGATGGTT from Hymenobacter canadensis harbors:
- a CDS encoding tRNA-(ms[2]io[6]A)-hydroxylase, with protein sequence MEPAEREKTILKLKLNTDPRWVDIASKNIEDILVDHAWCEQKAASTGISMIIHYPEKTRLVDELTDLVAEEWSHFERVLLELRKRGYALGRPRRDEYVVQLLAHVRKGGARERQLMDQLLVSALIEARSCERFKLLWKHIPDPELSKFYYELMVSEAGHFVSYVELAKEYCDPKLVEERLQELLKIEGEIVTNLPVRDDRMH